The Eremothecium cymbalariae DBVPG#7215 chromosome 8, complete sequence genome has a window encoding:
- the MRPS35 gene encoding mitochondrial 37S ribosomal protein mS45 (similar to Ashbya gossypii AGR311C), whose protein sequence is MVAFGFGSSALECSSKPVVQQLLRQQVRYASRRNSAYPSYPFKTLRPDHKSRHDSNFKYAMRQFLGPKNFKGEYAYNRYFAVPDNHEPKYISPEIERGESLVDPLTGKKVTMNSDESIQVTGQVVRENQGFRRFQPFPQNRHCTTNYILDEETRKTIYHMIQVEKKSAQDVSRTFNLKIPRIEAVVKLIEIEQKMEKYKQNRISPEQKKMAETMYKMFPIFEARNQENLSEIPVPAKALSSRILTLAESEPFGPIDAANVLELEPAAETLNKLAQEGEHSTGHTSEQNIRKQKVIYGEVLKGERFKYKFTNKSVGKVGFRYGSSNRDNKKDRGIGFDERGRMVYL, encoded by the exons ATGGTAGCGTTTGGCTTTGGGTCTTCTGCACTGGAGTGCAGCTCTAAGCCTGTGGTGCAGCAGCTATTAAGACAGCAAGTGAGATATGCATCTAGAAGAAATTCAGCATACCCTTCATATCCATTTAAGACGTTGAGACCTGACCACAAGAGTAGACATGACtctaattttaaatatgcCATGCGTCAGTTTTTGGGCCCGAAGAATTTCAAGGGGGAATATGCATACAACAGGTATTTTGCAGTGCCTGATAACCACGAAcccaaatatattagtCCGGAGATCGAAAGAGGAGAGTCGTTGGTTGATCCTTTAACTGGTAAGAAGGTGACGATGAATTCCGACGAGAGCATTCAGGTTACGGGACAGGTGGTTCGTGAGAATCAGGGATTTCGTAGATTTCAGCCGTTCCCACAGAATAGGCATTGTACGACCAACTATATCTTGGATGAGGAGACGAGAAAGACAATTTACCACATGATTcaagttgaaaagaagtCTGCGCAGGATGTTTCGCGGACTTTTAATCTCAAGATTCCAAGAATTGAGGCGGTCGTGAAGTTGATCGAAATTGAGCAGAAGATGGAGAAATAT AAACAGAATCGTATTTCCCCAgaacagaagaaaatggCTGAGACTATGTACAAGATGTTCCCCATCTTTGAGGCGCGCAACCAAGAAAACTTGAGTGAAATTCCTGTTCCCGCAAAGGCGCTTTCATCACGTATACTTACACTTGCAGAATCAGAGCCCTTTGGCCCCATTGATGCCGCAAATGTTCTGGAATTGGAACCTGCAGCAGAAACGCTTAATAAGTTGGCCCAAGAGGGCGAACACTCCACTGGGCACACGAGCGAACAAAATATCAGGAAACAAAAGGTTATATATGGAGAAGTTCTGAAAGGCGAACGGTTTAAGTATAAGTTCACTAATAAAAGTGTTGGAAAAGTTGGGTTTCGTTATGGTAGCTCCAACCGTGATAACAAAAAGGATCGTGGTATTGGATTTGACGAGCGGGGCAGAATGGTTTATCTATGA
- the TRS65 gene encoding Trs65p (similar to Ashbya gossypii AGR310C), which yields MELLLPVSEESLDCQPLSYIRALHELRQFLIFDEDLAIYLHFDAELFQFKKLTVYINEAIIFESHNFDIWQNINGSAQLLLKLDSKLVRHNMFRTNVVMNNGNRNKITFQVQYTEVCQDMLSSSPKYLCNDDLLPSFEQVRLGNNKSEEVTVSPEPAEIKLQYNIHSLLNVRLRKFTLKSKNMILSSLDFQTSKLFREVVDDPEITVNFISYELIDGLSSVVIEPLSEIEFPLVLTHYDSYSINYGLSKNKTHPHRGRIVIKYQLKNKDQKHQIITSWDTDLSPKKPVQQSNALSVPPASQPQSYLTPYMGSVSMFGGYSQKYAGSTTSLQPPQSRLLSNVVFKFINHSIVSPVGCKFSLHLQIHNSSLYSLNLVVYYSSLRSRESHDNRRKRIYEGIILLSNDFKVPIIEPGETYELELSCIGIIAGYYNILRGLKVVDLGTKEVVEIGRNVSILIK from the coding sequence ATGGAATTACTATTGCCAGTATCGGAGGAAAGTCTTGATTGCCAGCCGTTGTCATATATTCGAGCATTACATGAATTACGTCAATTCTTAATCTTCGATGAAGATCTTGCAATTTACCTCCATTTTGATGCAGAATTGTTTCAGTTCAAGAAGTTAactgtatatattaatgaAGCTATCATATTTGAGAGTCATAATTTTGACATCTGGCAAAATATTAATGGATCAGCACAGTTACTTTTGAAGTTGGACTCGAAATTAGTACGACATAATATGTTTCGAACAAATGTTGTAATGAATAATGGTAATCGGAATAAAATTACTTTCCAAGTTCAATACACTGAAGTTTGTCAAGATATGCTGTCTTCAAGTCCCAAGTATTTGTGCAATGACGATTTGCTTCCAAGCTTCGAACAGGTAAGACTCGGGAATAATAAAAGTGAAGAGGTAACCGTCTCACCAGAGCCAGCAGAGATCAAGTTGCAGTATAATATCCATTCCCTGTTGAACGTTAGATTAAGGAAATTCactttaaaatcaaaaaatatgatattgTCGTCCCTGGATTTTCAAACTTCCAAGTTATTCCGTGAGGTTGTCGACGACCCCGAGATCACGGTAAATTTTATAAGCTACGAATTGATTGATGGCCTATCATCTGTGGTAATAGAGCCTCTATCCGAAATTGAATTCCCACTGGTCTTGACTCATTATGATAGTTATAGCATTAACTATGGactttccaaaaacaaGACGCATCCTCACCGTGGGCGTATTGTTATCAAATatcagttgaagaataaaGATCAGAAACATCAAATTATCACATCTTGGGACACGGATTTATCGCCAAAGAAACCTGTGCAGCAATCTAATGCTTTGTCTGTACCACCTGCATCGCAACCGCAGTCGTACTTAACCCCATATATGGGCTCAGTGTCGATGTTTGGCGGTTACTCACAAAAATATGCCGGATCTACAACATCGCTACAGCCACCCCAATCTAGATTACTATCCAATGTGGTATTTAAATTCATTAATCATTCGATCGTATCTCCAGTCGGCTGCAAGTTTTCCTTGCATTTACAGATCCACAACTCGTCATTGTATTCTTTAAATCTCGTGGTTTATTATTCTTCCCTAAGATCACGAGAATCTCACGACAACCGCAGAAAAAGAATCTATGAAGGTATAATACTGCTGTCTAATGACTTCAAGGTTCCAATAATAGAACCAGGTGAAACCTACGAACTCGAGTTGTCCTGTATTGGTATAATTGCAggatattataatatattaagaGGTTTAAAAGTTGTCGATTTAGGTACTAAGGAGGTTGTTGAAATTGGCCGCAACGTATCCATCCTAATTAAATAG
- the CLC1 gene encoding clathrin light chain CLC1 (similar to Ashbya gossypii AGR309C) has product MQESQENWNEEEFGDLRSSKSSSLSDTTEIAEDASEAVRNWKERRRLEIEERDRSDAEIKERLQEEAVKHIDDFYEIYNKKKEQQLEQSKKDAEAFLKEREEFFNQDNTVWDRVMQLINVDDADVVGDRDRSKFKDILLRLQGNQDAPGVISKEA; this is encoded by the coding sequence ATGCAGGAGAGCCAGGAGAATTGGAATGAAGAGGAGTTTGGTGACTTAAGAAGTTCCAAGAGTAGCTCGCTTTCGGATACAACAGAAATTGCAGAAGATGCTAGTGAAGCTGTCAGAAATTGGAAAGAAAGACGTAGATTAGAGATTGAGGAGAGAGATAGATCTGACGCAGAGATTAAGGAAAGACTCCAGGAAGAAGCTGTCAAACATATAGATGATTTTTACGAAATctacaacaagaaaaaagagCAGCAATTAGAGCAGTCCAAGAAAGATGCAGAGGCTTTCttaaaagaaagagaagaatTCTTCAATCAAGATAATACTGTCTGGGATAGAGTAATGCAATTGAtaaatgttgatgatgctgatgttgttggtgatcGTGACAGATCCAAATTCAAGGATATTCTACTAAGGCTGCAAGGTAATCAAGATGCCCCCGGTGTCATCAGTAAAGAAGCTTAA
- the PEX35 gene encoding Pex35p (similar to Ashbya gossypii AGR308W) — MGDIVLNQVVRFLTREQEVRVLLERVGMVYKVGGLVFVWRWLRAGDVMELVRVNRNAGSVSALVTLYPLIRKVWRLNGWVAWNVTLGLSAALAGVDLPRWMASYSAVESFVGVRWDGLSKVFEDMDRRSRILVRQLVVSWTIPLLYQVSVKPGMVHKLLYSKRSMLQDFGGIYLTFNALSLYKLLKSSLIKGRDPNNKKLAQQAQEEESHTSNPKYLVDRLHEFNELANKQNIGRLEKIISCTVTENFAICLKWAAWRQIIRWIFTYRPACSIGSFQKSAIIMLSFLVLNGNEYLNISFGVLRYLIRCVITQKLEVLDPLLANVLLFGGVNLAYYNTRVL, encoded by the coding sequence ATGGGTGACATTGTATTGAATCAAGTGGTGAGGTTTTTGACGAGAGAGCAGGAGGTTCGTGTATTGCTGGAGCGGGTTGGGATGGTGTATAAGGTGGGAGGGTTAGTCTTTGTTTGGAGGTGGTTGAGAGCTGGCGATGTGATGGAATTGGTGAGGGTGAACAGGAACGCGGGGTCAGTGTCAGCGTTAGTGACACTGTATCCATTAATTAGAAAAGTTTGGAGATTGAACGGCTGGGTTGCGTGGAATGTGACTTTGGGGCTTAGTGCTGCGTTGGCGGGGGTCGATTTGCCACGATGGATGGCGTCATATAGTGCAGTTGAGTCTTTTGTTGGGGTTAGGTGGGATGGGCTGAGCAAGGTTTTCGAAGATATGGATCGACGGAGTAGGATATTGGTCAGGCAGTTAGTTGTGAGTTGGACGATTCCTTTGTTGTACCAGGTGAGTGTGAAGCCTGGGATGGTTCACAAGCTGTTGTATAGCAAGCGGTCCATGTTGCAGGATTTTGGGGGTATCTACTTAACTTTTAATGCGTTGTCGTTGTACAAACTATTGAAGTCTTCATTGATTAAAGGTAGAGATCCGAACAACAAGAAGTTGGCTCAGCAAGCACAAGAGGAAGAGTCGCATACTTCTAACCCTAAATATCTTGTAGATAGACTACATGAGTTTAATGAGCTGgcaaacaaacaaaacatAGGCCGACTAGAGAAGATCATAAGCTGTACTGTCACCGAGAATTTTGCCATTTGTTTAAAATGGGCTGCTTGGAGACAAATTATCAGATGGATATTTACGTATCGCCCTGCTTGTAGTATAGGATCATTTCAAAAGTCTGCAATAATAATGTTGTCTTTCTTGGTCTTGAACGGCAATGAATACCTTAATATAAGCTTTGGAGTGCTTAGGTATTTGATCCGCTGTGTGATCACACAGAAACTAGAGGTTCTCGACCCCCTACTGGCAAACGTACTGCTCTTTGGCGGGGTGAACCTTGCATATTACAATACAAGAGTATTATAA